The genome window GAGCATCACTCTGCCCATTTCACCGCTGTCAGATCATTGGCTTGAATCGGGCCATTTTCCCAAAGGCCCTCGATCTTCGCATCCCAGATGCCGGTTTTTGGCAACTGAAACAGGAAGGCTGCGGGAACATCGGTCGCCAGAATCTTCTGCGCCTGCTGGTAGAGTTCCGTACGCTTTTCCGCGTCAGAGGTCGCTTCGATCTGCTTGATCAGGTCCTTGAAGGCCGGATTGTCATAATTGAAGTAGTAATCATCGCGAGCGAAAATGTTGAGATCGTTGGGCTCGGTATGGGAGACGATCGTCATGTCGTAATCCTTGCCCTTGAACACCTGTTCGAGCCACTGCGCCCACTCCAGCGGGATGATCTCGGCTTCGATGCCGATTTCCCGGAGCTGTGCCGCAATGATCTCGCCGCCGCGCCTCGCATAGGTGGGTGGCGGCAATTTCAACGTTGTCTTGAAGCCATCAGCGTGACCAGCCTCGGCCAGGAGCTTCTTTGAAAGTTCCGGGTCGTAGGCGGTTTCCGACGTCAGGTCGAGATAGGCTGGATGATGCGGCGGAAAGAATGAGCCGATAGGCGTTCCGAGCCCAAACATCGCGCCGTCGATCAGCGCCTTGCGATCGATGGCGTGGGCAATGGCTTGGCGCACCTTCAGATTGTCGAAGGGTGGCTTCTTATTGTTCATGCCGAGCACAGTCTCGCCTTCGGTGGTGCCTATGACCACCTTGAAGCGCGGATCGGCCTGAAACTGCGCGATCGTTTCATAGCTCGGGAAAACCGGAAAGGCCTGCACGTCGCCGGCCATGAGTGCCGCTGTGGCCGCCGCCGGATCGGGGATGACACGGAACGTGGCCCTTTCCAATGCTGCTGGCGTACCCCAGTAGTCAGGGTTTTTCGAGATGACGATCTGCGAGCCCTTGGCCCAGGAGTCGAACTTGAAGGGGCCGGTTCCGATCGGCTTTTCTTTGTTGGTCCCGGCGCTTTCCGTCGCGACGATCACCGCATCACCCCAGCCCAGATTGTAGAGAAAATCGCCGTTGGGTTGCTTCAAGGAGACCTTGATTGTCAGTGGATCCACAACCTCGACAGTGTCGATGGCGGCAAACAGACCCTTTTGCGCATTGGTGGATTTGTCGCCGCGGGCGCGATCGAGCGAAAACTTAACGTCTTCGGCATCGAATGTCGTGCCGTCGTGGAATTTCACGTCCTTGTGCAGTTTGAATGTATAGATCTTGCCGTCGTCGGACAGCGTCCAGCTTTCGGCGAGGGCAGGGAGAACCTCGCCTTTCGATCCGATCCGCGTCAGGCCCTCGAAGATATTGGCGTAGACGACCTCGTCGATCGCCGCGGCCGCGCCTGCTGTCGGATCGAGATGCGGCGGTTCCAGCACGATGCCAAGCACCAGATGGGTTTTTGCCGCAACGGAAGCGGTGGATGTGAGTAGCGCGATGGCAGCACTTACGAGGGCTGACTTCCAGAAATTCATCATTCAACGTCTCCCGAACACTTTGCCGTAGCTGGAATGGATATCTATCTCGTCTAGATCGACCCGGACAGCAGTACCTTTAATCCAAGTGCCATGACCTTGGCCGACTCGATCATGTCTTCGATACCGACATATTCATCAGGCCGATGCGCGAGGTCGAGAATGCCGGGCCCGTATGCAATGCAGTCGTGCAGCAGCCCTATGCGCGCGATGTGCTTCTGGTCATAGGTGCCAGGCGAAATCACATAGTCCGGCTCCCTGCCGAAGACGGCGCGAATGCCTTGGGCGACGGCTGTCACGACTGGCGCGTCGCGCTCGGTCATCAGCGGCTGCACCTCCATGATGTCGCGAATGTTGTAGTGAAATTTAGGCCGCTCCCATTGCAGCCGGTCGAGGATTGAGGTGACCTCGCGCTTCACCTCGGCAATGTCTTCCTCAAGCAGGAAGCGGCGATCGATGGTCAACCGGCACGAGTCCGGCACATTGGGCGAGGGCAGGCCAGAATAGTCATCGGTCTGGCCGCCATGGATTGAATTGATGTTCATGGTCGACCGGCGCGCGCCTTCCGGCACCACGGGCATGCGCGTCTGTTTCCTGTCGAGCGCCGGAAGGAGTTCCTTTTCGAACGCTTCAAGCACCGCGCCCATGTGGCGGACCGCGCAGTCGCCAAGAAATGGCATGGAGCCATGGGCGATCTCACCCTTGGTCTCGATTTCCGCCCACCAGACACCCCGATGACCAAGGCAGATGCGGTCCTTGTTGAGCGGTTCGGGAATAATCACGTGATCGACGCGCGGCTTGGAGAAGAAACCCTTGCCGGCGAGATAGGCGACGCCGCCAAACCCACCCGACTCCTCATCCACCGTGCCTGAAATCTCGATGGCACCGGAAAAATCGGGATAGACTTCGAGAAATGCTTCCGCCGCGATGATGGAGGCCGCAAGCCCACCCTTCATGTCGCAGGCGCCGCGCCCATAGACCTTGCCATCCTTGACGACACCTTCAAACGGATCGACCGTCCAGCCTTCGCCGGTGTCAACGACATCGATATGCGAATTGAAATGCACGGTCTGGCCGTGGGTACGGCCGTCAAAACGGGCGATGACATTAGTGCGTGGATAGCGGTCCGTATCGCCGGGTGTGCCTTCACCGCGAATCAACTGGGTTTCGAAGCCGATATTCTGCAATCGTTGCGCGAGATATTCTGCGCAAGGCGTATAGGCCTCGCCCGGCGGGTTGATAGTGGGAAAACGGATGAGTTCGCGCGTCAGCGCGATCAGGTCATCACGTCGTTTCTCGATGGCACGGGAGAGCTTTTCGTCCATTCACCCATCAAATCAGTCCATATCGTGACTTGGCAAGAGGCAACTTCTTGCCTAACCGAGGAATGGCCCGGCAACCACTCTGCAACCCGGGAAGCCTACGCTGTGGCGTCGTGACCAACGTCGCCTTCGGGCGGATAGGTGTTTGGTGAGCGCGAATTGCAACTTTGCGATTTCGACTGTGGAGGCGCGGTTGACGTAACTATGGCACTGGAAATCATCGGCCCCCCGCAAGAAAATTTCACATTTGTGCAGCTTTGTCGCACCCGGGTTGAACTGCAGTTCAATAAGGGCCATCTGCTGGTCGCCGCGATATAGCGGTTCCAATTCATCGACAGGACCAAGCAATGCTCCGCGAAAAAAGAGTAGCAGAGGAAGAATTTGCACGCATCGACCAGGACGACGACGCCGGACACTCCGAAAAGCGGGGCGGCACATGTATTCTTGGTGTTCTCTGCGTGATCGGCGTCATCGTCGCAGTTGCGCTCCTCGCGCCGGCGCGAGCCATGGAACCTGTAGCGCGGCCCGTATTGGAGCTGGTCCGGTGACACGCTGGACTTTGGCAGAATATCGCCGGCAGCGGCGCATTGACGAGGCATTCGATCCGGAGACCGAGGGCTATGACCCCTGCGCGGTCATGTTCGAGGGCGTTGTCATGACCAAGCACGAGAAAGCGGAGCTGATGCGCGAGCGCCGCCTCAACGTAGAGCGCGATGCGAGAATTGAAACATGGTTCCGGCGCCTGCTTCCGGTGCTCGTCGCGGTCATCGCCGTTGCCATCACGCTGATCTGGAACCTTGGCGCGGGATTGTTGGTATCCGCGTTGGTGGCATTTCTTGTCCTTAGAACGCGCCGTCGCTTGATCCGGCAAGGCTCATGGAGTGCCAATACAACGGGGCTATGGGAATAAAGCCGCTGTTCAACCGCCGCGGTAGCGCGATCGGCGCAATAATTTTACCTGTCCGAATAAGGACATGGTGCCGTTTTCCTGACAACGCGACCTCGCAAACGCGCTAAGATGCTGTCGAGTCGAACGCGCATGCTCTTTGCAAAACCTGCAGATTTCTTGCAAGACTGCCGCAAAACGACCGAGACAGCGCTCTGGTTTTGTCTTGGTGAGCAATCAACGGCCATGTGATTAGCGGGGGCGTGTCAGGCATGAATTCAGAACCAATCCTTGCTTTGTCGGAGCCGGTTGGTGATGAAATTCGCAAAACCACCTGCTATATGTGCGCTTGCCGCTGCGGCATCGATGTGCACATCAAGGACGGCAAGGTCCGCTACATCGAAGGCAACCGAGACCATCCCATCAACAAAGGCGTTCTGTGCGCCAAGGGATCTGCGGGGATCATGCAGCATTATTCGCCGGCGCGATTGCGTGCACCGCTGTTGCGCACCGGCCCGCGTGGCTCCGGCGAGTTTAAGGAAATCAGCTGGGAAGAAGCTCTGTCGCTGGCTGTCGACTGGCTGCAACCCGTGCGCGAGACCGCGCCGCAGAAGCTGGCATTTTTTACCGGCCGTGATCAAAGCCAGGCGCTGACCAGTTTCTGGGCACAGAATTTCGGCACGCCGAACTATGCTGCGCATGGCGGTTTCTGTTCGGTCAACATGGCGGCGGCGGGGATCTACACGATCGGCGGTGCATTCTGGGAGTTCGGCGCGCCTGATTGGGACAAGACGAAGCTCTTCGTGCTGTTCGGGGTCGCGGAAGACCACGATTCCAATCCGATCAAGATCGGCATTTCCAAACTGAAGAAGCGAGGCGCGCGATTTGTTTCGGTTAATCCGGTTCGCACCGGCTATTCTGCGGTTGCCGATAACTGGATCGGTATCAGGCCGGGCACGGATGGATTGCTGATTCTGGCGATCATTCACGAACTCTTCCGTACCGG of Phyllobacterium zundukense contains these proteins:
- a CDS encoding acetylornithine deacetylase/succinyl-diaminopimelate desuccinylase family protein; amino-acid sequence: MDEKLSRAIEKRRDDLIALTRELIRFPTINPPGEAYTPCAEYLAQRLQNIGFETQLIRGEGTPGDTDRYPRTNVIARFDGRTHGQTVHFNSHIDVVDTGEGWTVDPFEGVVKDGKVYGRGACDMKGGLAASIIAAEAFLEVYPDFSGAIEISGTVDEESGGFGGVAYLAGKGFFSKPRVDHVIIPEPLNKDRICLGHRGVWWAEIETKGEIAHGSMPFLGDCAVRHMGAVLEAFEKELLPALDRKQTRMPVVPEGARRSTMNINSIHGGQTDDYSGLPSPNVPDSCRLTIDRRFLLEEDIAEVKREVTSILDRLQWERPKFHYNIRDIMEVQPLMTERDAPVVTAVAQGIRAVFGREPDYVISPGTYDQKHIARIGLLHDCIAYGPGILDLAHRPDEYVGIEDMIESAKVMALGLKVLLSGSI
- a CDS encoding ABC transporter substrate-binding protein, producing the protein MNFWKSALVSAAIALLTSTASVAAKTHLVLGIVLEPPHLDPTAGAAAAIDEVVYANIFEGLTRIGSKGEVLPALAESWTLSDDGKIYTFKLHKDVKFHDGTTFDAEDVKFSLDRARGDKSTNAQKGLFAAIDTVEVVDPLTIKVSLKQPNGDFLYNLGWGDAVIVATESAGTNKEKPIGTGPFKFDSWAKGSQIVISKNPDYWGTPAALERATFRVIPDPAAATAALMAGDVQAFPVFPSYETIAQFQADPRFKVVIGTTEGETVLGMNNKKPPFDNLKVRQAIAHAIDRKALIDGAMFGLGTPIGSFFPPHHPAYLDLTSETAYDPELSKKLLAEAGHADGFKTTLKLPPPTYARRGGEIIAAQLREIGIEAEIIPLEWAQWLEQVFKGKDYDMTIVSHTEPNDLNIFARDDYYFNYDNPAFKDLIKQIEATSDAEKRTELYQQAQKILATDVPAAFLFQLPKTGIWDAKIEGLWENGPIQANDLTAVKWAE